Proteins encoded together in one Brassica oleracea var. oleracea cultivar TO1000 unplaced genomic scaffold, BOL UnpScaffold00829, whole genome shotgun sequence window:
- the LOC106320145 gene encoding uncharacterized zinc finger protein At4g06634 — protein MEQYPYQNPFERRPILKSKAPAVKWVKEWVPQDIVATGGKCFLRKWVTEETVRRLKETEKEPTTDVPDPEPEPTSEILFLCSYEGCGKMFFDVSALRKHSHIHGERQYVCDYPGCDKKFLDSSKLKRHWLIHTGARDFVCTYEGCGKAFSLDFNLRSHMKTHSQENYHICPYSGCGKRYAHEYKLKNHVAAYHEKNAAGETPKYMPPAEKVSRTPKTPATVYGSASSERPYACPYEGCEKAYIHEYKLKLHLKREHPGHLTEENAENPTPNKHELEEGSDQDFYRKHASNGKSQPHNKQQSRAKPNMRTPPAKAGKKGSTSSPAKARMVKKPWQVKETYEGEREEEEEDSEETEEDRENVDDGWRFGGNNEEDDDEETEDED, from the exons ATGGAGCAGTATCCTTATCAAAACCCCTTCGAAAGACGCCCAATCCTCAAATCCAAGGCTCCTGCTGTTAAGTGGGTCAAGGAGTG GGTTCCACAAGATATTGTTGCTACAGGTGGAAAGTGTTTTCTTCGCAAATGGGTCACAG AGGAAACGGTGAGGAGActgaaagaaacagagaaagagcCTACTACTGATGTTCCAGACCCTGAGCCCGAACCCACTTCTGAGATTTTATTTCTCTGCAGTTACGAGGGTTGTGGAAAGATGTTCTTTGATGTTAGTGCCTTGCGGAAGCATTCCCACATCCATGGTGAAAGGCAGTATGTTTGTGATTACCCTGGATGCGACAAG AAATTTCTGGATAGTTCCAAGCTGAAGAGACACTGGCTCATTCATACTGGGGCTAGGGACTTTGTTTGCACTTATGAAGGCTGTGGCAAG GCATTCTCCTTGGATTTTAACCTCAGATCTCACATGAAGACTCATTCACAAGAAAACTATCACATATGTCCCTACTCTGGGTGTGGAAAAAGATATGCTCATGAATACAAGCTTAAGAACCATGTTGCTGCCTACCATGAAAAG AATGCTGCTGGAGAGACGCCTAAATACATGCCACCGGCAGAGAAAGTATCAAGGACTCCCAAAACACCTGCAACGGTTTATGGCTCAGCATCTTCGGAACGGCCATATGCATGCCCTTACGAAGGGTGTGAGAAGGCTTACATACATGAGTACAAGCTTAAACTCCACTTGAAGAGAGAGCATCCAGGGCATTTAACAGAAGAGAACGCAGAGAACCCCACACCCAACAAGCACGAGCTGGAAGAAGGCAGTGACCAAGATTTTTACAGGAAGCACGCTAGCAACGGGAAAAGCCAGCCGCATAATAAACAACAGAGCAGAGCTAAGCCAAACATGAGGACACCACCAGCCAAAGCTGGAAAGAAAGGCTCAACCTCTTCACCGGCCAAAGCAAGGATGGTCAAAAAACCATGGCAAGTAAAAGAAACGtatgaaggagaaagagaagaagaggaagaagatagtGAGGAGACGGAAGAAGATAGAGAGAACGTGGATGATGGCTGGAGGTTTGGGGGAAACAATGAAGAGGATGACGATGAAGAGACCGAGGATGAAGACTAA